In a genomic window of Lepisosteus oculatus isolate fLepOcu1 chromosome 5, fLepOcu1.hap2, whole genome shotgun sequence:
- the LOC102693278 gene encoding mitochondrial intermediate peptidase isoform X2, which translates to MSFHGYGNRRIKLSLGRRGYITSGVLIQISEALHCKHSSFSLNPQQANSYLNTETQDQIMMTSKRFLSILKHASLRTFVRNVTTSWSPVGAAFNARQHRKLDLLGKNVGLFAVPELSSPEGFEVAQEKALRQTERLVERVCASRPGPQVVETFDQLSDSLCRVADLADFVKVAHPDAAYREAAEKTCIRIGTVVEKLNTNVDLCKSLKDLLDNKDIMDSLDPETRRVAELFMFDFEISGIHLDKEKRKKAVSLNVRLLDLNNEFLLGSHLPNKIEKRALPEHVRHCFSLDGNYIQVAGLHADSPDDLVREAAYKIFLYPNPDLLCCLDELLACRNELARLVGYQSFAHRALKGTMAKTPETVTEFLELLSEKLSDRAAKDFEMMKDMKTKLNPRNADLMPWDHPYYSGVLRAERYNIEPGLYSPFFSLGACMEGLNSLFSQLLGVSFQTEQPEKGEVWCEDVRKLAVVHETEGLLGYIYCDFFHRPDKPNQDCHFTIRGGRRLQNGQYQLPVVVLMLSLPPPSSSAPALLTPGMMENLFHEMGHAMHSMLGRTRYQHVTGTRCSTDFAEVPSILMEYFASDYRVVNQFARHYQTGQPLPKSMVSRLCESKKVCGAADTQLQVFYAALDQIYHGKPQNRSTTEILKETQEKFYGLPYVPNTAWQLRFSHLIGYGAKYYSYLLSRAVASMVWRQCFLKNPFDRHAPEDPLRGRPGRRTGGRLES; encoded by the exons atgAGTTTTCATGGCTACGGAAATCGGCGCATCAAATTATCGCTAGGACGTCGTGGATACATTACATCTGGCGTTTTGATCCAAATTTCGGAAGCTCTTCATTGCAAACATAGCTCATTTAGCTTAAATCCCCAACAGGCTAATAGTTATTTGAATACTGAAACACAGGACCAAATCATGATGACCAGTAAACGATTTCTGAGTATTTTAAAGCATGCGAGCCTAAGGACATTCGTCAGAAATGTCACGACGTCCTGGTCTCCGGTAGGAGCTGCCTTCAATGCGAGACAACACAGAAAGCTGGATCTTCTCGGTAAAAACGTG GGCCTGTTTGCCGTGCCGGAGCTGAGCTCTCCCGAGGGGTTCGAAGTCGCCCAGGAGAAGGCCCTCCGGCAGACGGAGCGCCTGGTGGAGAGAGTCTGCGCCTCCAGGCCTGGGCCGCAGGTCGTGGAGACCTTCGACCAGCTGTCCGACAGCCTGTGCAGAGTGGCCGATCTG GCGGATTTCGTGAAGGTTGCACACCCTGACGCTGCGTACCGGGAGGCGGCGGAGAAGACCTGCATCAGGATTGGCACAGTGGTCGAGAA GCTGAACACAAACGTCGACCTCTGCAAGAGTCTGAAGGATTTGTTGGATAACAAGGACATTATGGATTCCCTGGACCCAGAAACGAG GAGAGTCGCGGAGCTTTTCATGTTTGATTTTGAGATCAGTGGAATTCATCTGGATAAAGAGAAG CGCAAGAAAGCCGTGAGCCTCAACGTCAGGCTGCTGGACCTGAACAACGAGTTCCTGCTGGGCTCCCACCTCCCCAACAAGATCGAGAAGCGGGCCCTGCCAGAGCACGTGCGCCACTGCTTCTCCCTCGACGGCAACTACATCCAGGTCGCGGGGCTGCACGCCGACTCTCCGGACGACCTG GTCCGGGAAGCTGCGTATAAAATCTTCTTGTACCCCAACCCGGACCTCCTGTGCTGTCTGGATGAGCTGCTGGCTTGCAGGAATGAGTTGGCTAGACTGGTGGGCTATCAGTCGTTTGCTCACAGAGCTTTGAAAGGAACAATGGCCAAAACCCCAG AGACCGTCACGGAGTTTCTGGAACTTCTGTCTGAAAAGCTTTCTGACAG AGCGGCAAAAGATTTTGAAATGATGAAAGATATGAAAACAAAGCTGAACCCAAGAAACGCA gacCTCATGCCCTGGGACCATCCCTACTACAGCGGTGTCCTGCGTGCTGAAAG GTACAATATTGAGCCCGGCCTGTACAGCCCGTTCTTCTCCCTGGGGGCGTGCATGGAGGGCTTAAACTCCCTGTTCAGCCAGCTCCTGGGCGTCAGCTTTCAGACAGAGCAGCCCGAGAAAGGAGAGGTCTGGTGCGAAGACGTCCGCAAGCTG GCTGTGGTTCATGAGACTGAGGGGCTGCTGGGTTACATCTACTGTGACTTCTTCCACAGGCCTGACAAACCCAACCAG GACTGCCACTTCACGATCCGCGGGGGGCGCCGGCTGCAGAACGGCCAGTACCAGCTGCCAGTGGTGGTCCTGATGCTCAGCCTGCCCCCGCCCTCCAGCAGCGCCCCCGCCCTGCTCACGCCGGGCATGATGGAGAACCTCTTCCACGAGATGGGCCACGCCATGCATTCCATGCTGGGCAGGACCCGCTACCAGCACGTCACAG GAACCCGCTGTTCAACAGATTTCGCTGAAGTTCCTTCCATTTTGATGGAGTATTTTGCGAGTGACTACCGCGTGGTGAATCAGTTTGCACGACATTACCAGACAGGACAG CCTCTGCCTAAAAGCATGGTCTCCCGCCTGTGTGAATCCAAGAAGGTGTGTGGTGCAGCAGACACACAGCTCCAG GTTTTCTATGCGGCCTTGGATCAGATCTATCACGGAAAGCCCCAAAATCGGTCAACGACTGAAATTCTGAAAGAGACGCAGGAGAAGTTCTATGGACTGCCATACGTTCCCAATACG GCCTGGCAGCTGCGCTTCAGCCACCTGATCGGCTACGGGGCCAAGTACTACTCCTACCTGCTGTCCCGGGCCGTGGCCTCCATGGTGTGGCGGCAGTGCTTCCTGAAGAACCCCTTCGACAG GCATGCTCCAGAAGACCCCCTCCGTGGAAGACCTGGTCGACGCACTGGTGGCAGACTTGAATCCTGA
- the LOC102693278 gene encoding mitochondrial intermediate peptidase isoform X1 produces the protein MSFHGYGNRRIKLSLGRRGYITSGVLIQISEALHCKHSSFSLNPQQANSYLNTETQDQIMMTSKRFLSILKHASLRTFVRNVTTSWSPVGAAFNARQHRKLDLLGKNVGLFAVPELSSPEGFEVAQEKALRQTERLVERVCASRPGPQVVETFDQLSDSLCRVADLADFVKVAHPDAAYREAAEKTCIRIGTVVEKLNTNVDLCKSLKDLLDNKDIMDSLDPETRRVAELFMFDFEISGIHLDKEKRKKAVSLNVRLLDLNNEFLLGSHLPNKIEKRALPEHVRHCFSLDGNYIQVAGLHADSPDDLVREAAYKIFLYPNPDLLCCLDELLACRNELARLVGYQSFAHRALKGTMAKTPETVTEFLELLSEKLSDRAAKDFEMMKDMKTKLNPRNADLMPWDHPYYSGVLRAERYNIEPGLYSPFFSLGACMEGLNSLFSQLLGVSFQTEQPEKGEVWCEDVRKLAVVHETEGLLGYIYCDFFHRPDKPNQDCHFTIRGGRRLQNGQYQLPVVVLMLSLPPPSSSAPALLTPGMMENLFHEMGHAMHSMLGRTRYQHVTGTRCSTDFAEVPSILMEYFASDYRVVNQFARHYQTGQPLPKSMVSRLCESKKVCGAADTQLQVFYAALDQIYHGKPQNRSTTEILKETQEKFYGLPYVPNTAWQLRFSHLIGYGAKYYSYLLSRAVASMVWRQCFLKNPFDREMGERYRREMLAHGGGKEPMLMVKGMLQKTPSVEDLVDALVADLNPDFESFLMDSE, from the exons atgAGTTTTCATGGCTACGGAAATCGGCGCATCAAATTATCGCTAGGACGTCGTGGATACATTACATCTGGCGTTTTGATCCAAATTTCGGAAGCTCTTCATTGCAAACATAGCTCATTTAGCTTAAATCCCCAACAGGCTAATAGTTATTTGAATACTGAAACACAGGACCAAATCATGATGACCAGTAAACGATTTCTGAGTATTTTAAAGCATGCGAGCCTAAGGACATTCGTCAGAAATGTCACGACGTCCTGGTCTCCGGTAGGAGCTGCCTTCAATGCGAGACAACACAGAAAGCTGGATCTTCTCGGTAAAAACGTG GGCCTGTTTGCCGTGCCGGAGCTGAGCTCTCCCGAGGGGTTCGAAGTCGCCCAGGAGAAGGCCCTCCGGCAGACGGAGCGCCTGGTGGAGAGAGTCTGCGCCTCCAGGCCTGGGCCGCAGGTCGTGGAGACCTTCGACCAGCTGTCCGACAGCCTGTGCAGAGTGGCCGATCTG GCGGATTTCGTGAAGGTTGCACACCCTGACGCTGCGTACCGGGAGGCGGCGGAGAAGACCTGCATCAGGATTGGCACAGTGGTCGAGAA GCTGAACACAAACGTCGACCTCTGCAAGAGTCTGAAGGATTTGTTGGATAACAAGGACATTATGGATTCCCTGGACCCAGAAACGAG GAGAGTCGCGGAGCTTTTCATGTTTGATTTTGAGATCAGTGGAATTCATCTGGATAAAGAGAAG CGCAAGAAAGCCGTGAGCCTCAACGTCAGGCTGCTGGACCTGAACAACGAGTTCCTGCTGGGCTCCCACCTCCCCAACAAGATCGAGAAGCGGGCCCTGCCAGAGCACGTGCGCCACTGCTTCTCCCTCGACGGCAACTACATCCAGGTCGCGGGGCTGCACGCCGACTCTCCGGACGACCTG GTCCGGGAAGCTGCGTATAAAATCTTCTTGTACCCCAACCCGGACCTCCTGTGCTGTCTGGATGAGCTGCTGGCTTGCAGGAATGAGTTGGCTAGACTGGTGGGCTATCAGTCGTTTGCTCACAGAGCTTTGAAAGGAACAATGGCCAAAACCCCAG AGACCGTCACGGAGTTTCTGGAACTTCTGTCTGAAAAGCTTTCTGACAG AGCGGCAAAAGATTTTGAAATGATGAAAGATATGAAAACAAAGCTGAACCCAAGAAACGCA gacCTCATGCCCTGGGACCATCCCTACTACAGCGGTGTCCTGCGTGCTGAAAG GTACAATATTGAGCCCGGCCTGTACAGCCCGTTCTTCTCCCTGGGGGCGTGCATGGAGGGCTTAAACTCCCTGTTCAGCCAGCTCCTGGGCGTCAGCTTTCAGACAGAGCAGCCCGAGAAAGGAGAGGTCTGGTGCGAAGACGTCCGCAAGCTG GCTGTGGTTCATGAGACTGAGGGGCTGCTGGGTTACATCTACTGTGACTTCTTCCACAGGCCTGACAAACCCAACCAG GACTGCCACTTCACGATCCGCGGGGGGCGCCGGCTGCAGAACGGCCAGTACCAGCTGCCAGTGGTGGTCCTGATGCTCAGCCTGCCCCCGCCCTCCAGCAGCGCCCCCGCCCTGCTCACGCCGGGCATGATGGAGAACCTCTTCCACGAGATGGGCCACGCCATGCATTCCATGCTGGGCAGGACCCGCTACCAGCACGTCACAG GAACCCGCTGTTCAACAGATTTCGCTGAAGTTCCTTCCATTTTGATGGAGTATTTTGCGAGTGACTACCGCGTGGTGAATCAGTTTGCACGACATTACCAGACAGGACAG CCTCTGCCTAAAAGCATGGTCTCCCGCCTGTGTGAATCCAAGAAGGTGTGTGGTGCAGCAGACACACAGCTCCAG GTTTTCTATGCGGCCTTGGATCAGATCTATCACGGAAAGCCCCAAAATCGGTCAACGACTGAAATTCTGAAAGAGACGCAGGAGAAGTTCTATGGACTGCCATACGTTCCCAATACG GCCTGGCAGCTGCGCTTCAGCCACCTGATCGGCTACGGGGCCAAGTACTACTCCTACCTGCTGTCCCGGGCCGTGGCCTCCATGGTGTGGCGGCAGTGCTTCCTGAAGAACCCCTTCGACAG GGAAATGGGAGAGCGCTATCGCAGAGAGATGCTGGCGCACGGAGGAGGAAAGGAGCCCATGCTCATGGTGAAAG GCATGCTCCAGAAGACCCCCTCCGTGGAAGACCTGGTCGACGCACTGGTGGCAGACTTGAATCCTGACTTCGAAAGCTTCCTCATGGATTCTGAGTGA